One window of Robiginitalea biformata HTCC2501 genomic DNA carries:
- the rplB gene encoding 50S ribosomal protein L2 — protein MSVRKLKPITPGQRFKIVNGFDALTSDSPEKSLLAPIKKSGGRNSRGKMTMRYKGGGHKRRYRVIDFKRDKQDVAAEVKSIQYDPNRSAFIALVEYTDGEKRYVIAQNGMQVGQKIRSGAGSAPEIGNAMPLAEVPLGTIISCIELRPGQGAVMARSAGTFAQLMAREGKYATIKLPSGETRMILANCLATIGAVSNSDHQLLVSGKAGRSRWLGRRPRTRPVAMNPVDHPMGGGEGRASGGHPRSRNGVPAKGYRTRSRTKDSNRYIVERRKK, from the coding sequence ATGTCAGTTAGAAAGTTAAAACCGATCACTCCCGGACAGCGTTTCAAGATAGTAAATGGCTTTGACGCCCTTACTTCCGATTCGCCGGAGAAGAGCCTGCTCGCCCCGATTAAAAAGTCGGGCGGCCGGAACAGTCGAGGAAAGATGACCATGCGCTACAAAGGTGGTGGGCACAAGAGAAGGTACCGTGTAATCGACTTCAAACGCGACAAACAGGATGTTGCCGCCGAAGTAAAGTCGATTCAGTACGACCCGAACCGTTCTGCATTTATCGCCCTGGTGGAATACACCGACGGCGAAAAGCGTTACGTGATTGCCCAGAATGGCATGCAGGTAGGGCAAAAGATCCGCTCAGGTGCCGGTTCGGCTCCTGAAATCGGGAATGCCATGCCCCTGGCTGAGGTTCCCCTGGGTACCATTATCTCCTGCATCGAGCTGCGCCCCGGACAGGGAGCGGTGATGGCGCGGAGTGCCGGGACCTTTGCCCAGCTGATGGCCCGTGAAGGCAAGTATGCCACCATCAAGCTGCCTTCCGGCGAAACCCGGATGATCCTGGCCAACTGCCTGGCAACCATCGGCGCCGTGTCCAATTCGGACCACCAGCTGCTCGTTTCCGGTAAGGCCGGCCGCAGCCGTTGGCTCGGACGCCGTCCCCGGACCCGTCCGGTAGCTATGAACCCGGTGGATCACCCGATGGGTGGTGGGGAAGGCCGTGCATCCGGAGGCCACCCGAGGTCGCGTAACGGCGTACCTGCCAAAGGGTACCGCACCCGTTCCCGGACCAAGGACAGCAACCGGTATATTGTAGAACGCAGAAAGAAATAA
- the rpsS gene encoding 30S ribosomal protein S19 codes for MARSLKKGPYVHYSLDKKVQQNVDSGKKTVIKTWSRASMITPDFVGQTIAVHNGRQFVPVYVTENMVGHKLGEFSPTRSFRGHAGAKNKGKK; via the coding sequence ATGGCACGTTCCCTAAAAAAAGGACCATACGTTCATTACAGCCTGGATAAAAAGGTTCAGCAAAACGTGGATTCCGGCAAGAAGACCGTAATCAAGACCTGGTCGCGGGCTTCGATGATCACCCCGGATTTCGTGGGGCAGACCATCGCCGTACACAACGGCCGGCAATTCGTCCCGGTATATGTCACCGAGAACATGGTAGGACACAAACTGGGTGAATTTTCTCCCACGCGTTCCTTCCGGGGGCATGCCGGAGCAAAAAATAAAGGTAAAAAATAA
- the rplV gene encoding 50S ribosomal protein L22, with translation MGVRKKQMAERIKEEKKHLAFAKLNNCPTSPRKMRLVADQVRGEEVEKALAILRYSTKEASRRLEKLLLSAIANWQAKNEDADIENADLFVQEIRVDGGRMLKRLRPAPQGRAHRIRKRSNHVTLVLGARNNAES, from the coding sequence ATGGGTGTTCGTAAAAAACAGATGGCCGAGAGGATCAAAGAGGAGAAAAAACACTTGGCATTCGCCAAGCTGAACAACTGCCCGACCTCTCCCCGCAAGATGCGTCTGGTCGCCGACCAGGTGAGGGGCGAAGAAGTTGAGAAGGCCCTGGCGATCCTGCGCTACAGTACCAAGGAGGCCTCCCGGCGGCTCGAGAAGCTGCTGCTTTCGGCCATTGCCAACTGGCAGGCTAAAAACGAGGATGCGGATATCGAGAACGCAGACCTTTTTGTACAGGAAATCCGCGTAGACGGCGGCCGCATGCTCAAGCGCCTGCGCCCCGCCCCGCAAGGACGCGCACACAGAATCAGAAAGCGTTCCAACCATGTGACTTTGGTATTGGGAGCCAGAAATAACGCAGAAAGCTAG
- the rpsC gene encoding 30S ribosomal protein S3 — translation MGQKTNPIGNRLGIIRGWESNWYGGNDYGDKLAEDDKIRKYIHARLAKASVSRVIIERTLKLITVTITTARPGIIIGKGGQEVDKLKEELKKITDKEVQINIFEIKRPELDANLVAASIARQIESRISYRRAIKMAIAAAMRMNAEGIKIQISGRLNGAEMARSESYKDGRIPLSTFRADIDYALHEAHTTYGRLGVKVWIMKGEVYGKRELSPLVGMSKGGSKSGKQDGKKRRRK, via the coding sequence ATGGGACAAAAAACGAATCCGATAGGGAATCGCCTGGGAATCATCCGGGGCTGGGAATCCAACTGGTACGGAGGTAACGACTACGGCGATAAACTGGCCGAGGACGATAAAATCCGCAAGTATATCCACGCCCGTCTGGCAAAAGCCAGTGTTTCCCGCGTCATCATCGAGCGGACCCTGAAGCTGATCACCGTTACCATTACCACTGCCCGCCCGGGTATCATCATCGGGAAAGGCGGCCAGGAAGTGGACAAACTGAAGGAGGAGCTCAAAAAGATCACCGACAAGGAGGTACAGATCAACATTTTTGAGATCAAGCGCCCCGAACTGGACGCGAATTTGGTTGCCGCGAGCATTGCCCGGCAGATCGAGAGTCGTATTTCCTATCGCCGTGCGATCAAGATGGCTATCGCCGCTGCCATGCGGATGAATGCCGAAGGGATCAAGATCCAGATTTCCGGCCGCCTGAACGGCGCCGAAATGGCCCGGAGCGAAAGCTATAAGGACGGTCGTATCCCGTTGTCCACCTTCCGTGCGGACATCGACTACGCCCTGCACGAAGCGCACACCACCTACGGCCGGCTGGGCGTGAAGGTGTGGATCATGAAGGGAGAAGTATACGGCAAGCGCGAGTTGTCGCCCCTGGTAGGTATGTCCAAAGGAGGCAGCAAGTCCGGAAAACAGGACGGCAAGAAGCGTCGCAGAAAATAA
- the rplP gene encoding 50S ribosomal protein L16 has protein sequence MLQPKRTKFRKAQKGRMKGISQRGHQLSNGMFGIKSLDSSFITSRQIEAARIAATRYMKRQGQLWIKIFPDKPITKKPLEVRMGKGKGAPEYWVAVVKPGRIMFEVAGVPIDVAQEALRLAAQKLPVKTKFIVARDYDPS, from the coding sequence ATGTTACAGCCAAAAAGAACCAAGTTTCGGAAGGCCCAGAAAGGCCGAATGAAAGGTATATCGCAGCGGGGCCACCAGCTCTCCAATGGGATGTTCGGGATCAAATCCCTGGATTCCAGCTTTATTACCTCCCGGCAAATTGAGGCGGCGCGTATTGCAGCCACCCGTTACATGAAGCGCCAGGGACAACTCTGGATTAAAATATTCCCGGACAAGCCCATCACCAAGAAACCCCTCGAGGTTCGGATGGGTAAAGGTAAGGGAGCCCCGGAATACTGGGTAGCGGTTGTGAAACCGGGCCGGATCATGTTCGAAGTAGCCGGTGTGCCGATCGATGTCGCCCAGGAAGCTTTGCGCCTGGCCGCCCAGAAACTGCCGGTGAAGACAAAATTTATAGTGGCCAGGGATTACGATCCCTCTTAA
- the rpmC gene encoding 50S ribosomal protein L29, with translation MKQAEIKELSVEELKEKMADFKKQYDELKMAHAVTPLENPLQIKTARRTVARLATELTKRENQ, from the coding sequence ATGAAACAAGCAGAGATAAAAGAGCTGTCCGTAGAGGAGCTGAAAGAGAAGATGGCCGATTTCAAGAAGCAGTACGACGAACTGAAAATGGCACACGCCGTTACGCCGCTTGAGAATCCGCTTCAGATCAAAACGGCCCGGAGGACCGTTGCGCGACTGGCGACTGAATTAACAAAAAGGGAAAACCAATAA
- the rpsQ gene encoding 30S ribosomal protein S17, producing MENRNLRKERIGVVTSNRMEKSIVVSEVKRVKHPMYGKFVLRTKKYVAHDESNDCNIGDTVKIMETRPLSKTKCWRLVEILERAK from the coding sequence ATGGAAAATAGAAATCTTAGAAAAGAACGTATTGGCGTGGTGACCAGCAACCGGATGGAGAAGTCCATCGTGGTTTCCGAGGTCAAGCGGGTAAAGCACCCGATGTACGGGAAGTTCGTACTGCGGACAAAAAAATATGTAGCCCACGACGAAAGCAACGATTGCAATATCGGCGATACCGTGAAGATCATGGAAACCCGCCCGCTTAGCAAGACCAAGTGTTGGAGACTCGTAGAAATCCTTGAAAGAGCCAAATAA
- the rplN gene encoding 50S ribosomal protein L14: MLQQESRLKVADNTGAKEVLTIRVLGGTKRRYASLGDKIVVTVKEATPNGTIKKGAVSTAVVVRTTKEVRRPDGSYIRFDDNACVLLNPTGEMRGTRVFGPVARELRDRQFMKIVSLAPEVL; this comes from the coding sequence ATGTTACAGCAGGAATCAAGACTCAAAGTAGCAGATAACACCGGGGCCAAAGAAGTATTGACCATCCGCGTGTTGGGAGGTACCAAAAGGCGGTACGCCTCCCTGGGCGACAAAATCGTGGTAACCGTCAAGGAGGCGACTCCCAACGGAACCATCAAAAAAGGAGCTGTTTCAACGGCCGTGGTCGTTCGTACGACCAAGGAAGTTCGTCGCCCGGACGGATCCTACATCCGTTTCGACGACAACGCCTGTGTGCTGCTGAACCCCACCGGGGAGATGCGGGGCACCCGCGTGTTCGGGCCGGTGGCGCGGGAACTGCGTGACAGACAATTTATGAAAATCGTTTCCTTGGCCCCCGAGGTACTCTAA
- the rplX gene encoding 50S ribosomal protein L24 — protein sequence MKFKIKSGDTVRVIAGDHKGSEGKVVRIIREKNKAIVEGVNTVSKHEKPSASNPQGGIVEKEAPIHISNLSLIDAKSGDTTRVGYEMRDGSKVRVAKKSNEVI from the coding sequence ATGAAGTTCAAGATCAAATCAGGAGATACCGTTCGCGTAATTGCCGGCGACCACAAAGGGAGCGAAGGCAAGGTGGTGCGCATTATCCGCGAGAAGAACAAAGCGATCGTGGAAGGCGTGAACACGGTGTCCAAACACGAGAAGCCGAGTGCCAGCAACCCCCAGGGAGGGATTGTGGAAAAGGAAGCGCCCATCCATATTTCCAACCTGTCGCTGATCGACGCCAAATCCGGGGATACCACCCGTGTAGGCTATGAAATGCGCGACGGGAGCAAGGTACGGGTGGCGAAAAAATCCAATGAAGTTATTTAG
- the rplE gene encoding 50S ribosomal protein L5 has translation MAYVPRLKQEYKERVIKALEEEFGYKNIMEVPRLQKIVVSRGVGAAVADKKLIDHAVDELTMITGQKAVSTVSKKDVAAFKLRKGMPIGAKVTLRGERMYEFLDRLVTTALPRVRDFQGIRATGFDGRGNYNLGITEQIIFPEINIDKINRINGMDITFVTSAQTDKEAKSLLSELGLPFKKN, from the coding sequence ATGGCCTACGTACCAAGATTAAAACAGGAATATAAAGAGCGCGTGATCAAGGCGCTCGAGGAAGAGTTCGGGTACAAGAACATCATGGAAGTTCCCAGGCTCCAGAAGATTGTCGTTAGCCGTGGCGTCGGAGCCGCAGTTGCCGATAAGAAGCTGATCGACCACGCCGTGGACGAACTCACGATGATCACGGGTCAGAAAGCCGTTTCCACCGTCTCTAAAAAGGACGTTGCGGCCTTTAAGCTGCGGAAGGGCATGCCCATCGGGGCCAAGGTTACCCTCCGGGGCGAGCGGATGTACGAGTTCCTCGACCGGCTGGTAACTACCGCGCTGCCCCGGGTACGCGATTTCCAGGGGATCCGCGCCACCGGCTTTGACGGTCGCGGGAATTACAACCTGGGGATTACCGAGCAGATCATCTTCCCGGAGATCAACATCGACAAGATCAACCGGATCAACGGGATGGACATCACCTTTGTGACTTCGGCACAAACGGACAAGGAAGCGAAATCACTGTTAAGCGAATTGGGGTTACCCTTTAAAAAGAACTAG
- the rpsN gene encoding 30S ribosomal protein S14, protein MAKESMKARERKRAKLAAKYAEKRKALKEAGDYEALQKLPRNASPVRQHNRCKLTGRPRGYMRTFGISRVMFREMANQGLIPGVKKASW, encoded by the coding sequence ATGGCTAAAGAATCAATGAAAGCCCGCGAACGCAAAAGGGCGAAACTGGCAGCAAAATACGCCGAGAAGCGCAAGGCCCTGAAAGAGGCCGGCGACTACGAAGCGCTGCAAAAGCTTCCCCGCAATGCCTCTCCGGTTCGCCAGCACAACCGCTGCAAGCTTACCGGACGCCCCAGGGGATATATGCGGACTTTCGGGATTTCCCGGGTCATGTTCCGCGAAATGGCAAACCAGGGACTGATCCCCGGAGTCAAAAAGGCCAGTTGGTAA
- the rpsH gene encoding 30S ribosomal protein S8: protein MFTDPISDYLTRIRNASRAGHRVVEIPASNLKREITKILFDQGYILSYKFEENNTQGTIKIALKYDKVTKEPVIRKIQRMSKPGLRKYAGSGELPRVLNGLGIAIVSTSHGVMTSKQAQQENVGGEVLCYVY from the coding sequence ATGTTTACAGATCCTATCTCAGATTATTTGACCCGCATCCGGAACGCGAGCCGTGCCGGACACCGCGTGGTGGAGATCCCCGCTTCCAACTTAAAACGGGAGATCACCAAGATCCTGTTCGACCAGGGGTACATCCTGAGCTACAAGTTCGAGGAGAACAACACCCAGGGAACCATCAAGATCGCCCTGAAGTACGACAAGGTGACCAAGGAGCCGGTAATCCGGAAAATCCAGCGTATGTCCAAGCCGGGACTGCGGAAGTACGCCGGCAGTGGCGAATTGCCGCGGGTACTCAATGGCCTGGGGATTGCCATTGTCTCTACCTCCCACGGGGTAATGACCAGCAAGCAGGCCCAGCAGGAAAACGTCGGCGGCGAAGTGCTGTGCTACGTTTATTAA
- the rplF gene encoding 50S ribosomal protein L6, with the protein MSRIGLSPIPIPEGATVEVSGNVVTVKGKLGELTQEFSNVGVKVEDGEVIVSRPENFTKDDKAKHGLYRALINNMLQGVTKGWTKELELVGVGYRASNQGQKLDLALGFSHNIVMDLAPEVKIETTSEKGKNPTIKLTSHDKQLVGQVAAKIRSFRKPEPYKGKGVKFKGEQLRRKAGKSA; encoded by the coding sequence ATGTCTAGAATAGGTTTAAGCCCGATTCCGATCCCGGAGGGAGCCACTGTGGAAGTTTCCGGCAACGTGGTGACCGTCAAAGGCAAACTGGGGGAACTTACCCAGGAATTCAGCAACGTCGGGGTGAAGGTAGAAGATGGCGAGGTAATCGTATCCCGCCCGGAGAACTTTACCAAGGACGACAAGGCCAAACACGGTCTCTACCGCGCGCTGATCAACAACATGCTCCAGGGTGTTACCAAAGGGTGGACCAAGGAGCTGGAGCTGGTGGGGGTTGGATACCGCGCCAGCAACCAGGGCCAGAAACTCGACCTCGCCCTCGGGTTTTCTCACAATATCGTGATGGACCTGGCGCCGGAGGTCAAGATTGAGACTACTTCGGAAAAAGGGAAGAACCCGACCATCAAGCTCACCTCCCACGACAAACAACTCGTCGGGCAGGTAGCTGCCAAGATCCGCTCCTTCCGCAAGCCGGAGCCCTACAAAGGCAAAGGGGTGAAGTTCAAAGGCGAGCAACTGAGAAGAAAAGCAGGTAAATCAGCATAA
- the rplR gene encoding 50S ribosomal protein L18, translating to MGLSKSEKRNKIRRRIRKVSFGTAERPRLSVFRSNKEIYAQVIDDTTGKTLVAASSRDKELAKAKGTKSEIAAAVGKSLAERAREAGVEKVAFDRGGYQYHGRVKSLAEGAREGGLKF from the coding sequence ATGGGACTATCTAAGTCTGAAAAGAGAAACAAGATCAGAAGGCGCATCCGCAAGGTGTCCTTCGGTACCGCAGAGCGCCCGCGCCTTTCGGTATTCCGGAGCAACAAGGAGATCTATGCCCAGGTGATCGACGATACCACTGGCAAAACGCTGGTTGCCGCTTCGTCCAGGGATAAGGAACTGGCCAAAGCCAAAGGCACCAAATCTGAAATCGCCGCCGCTGTCGGCAAAAGCCTGGCCGAAAGAGCCAGGGAAGCCGGTGTCGAGAAAGTGGCCTTCGACCGTGGGGGATATCAGTATCACGGCCGGGTGAAGTCCCTGGCTGAAGGAGCCAGAGAAGGCGGATTAAAATTTTAA
- the rpsE gene encoding 30S ribosomal protein S5 codes for MYGKYKNVETVKPGGLELKDRLVGVQRVTKVTKGGRAFGFSAIVVVGDENGVVGHGLGKSKEVATAIAKAVEDAKKNLIRIPLNKGTLPHEQKGKYGGARVYIQPASHGTGVIAGGAVRAVLEAVGVQDVLSKSQGSSNPHNVVKATFDALLQLRDANTVAKQRGISLEKVFNG; via the coding sequence ATGTACGGGAAATACAAAAATGTGGAAACGGTTAAGCCGGGCGGTCTGGAACTGAAAGACCGGCTGGTTGGAGTACAACGGGTTACCAAGGTAACCAAAGGTGGACGGGCCTTCGGCTTTTCTGCAATTGTCGTGGTCGGTGACGAAAACGGCGTAGTGGGCCACGGGCTTGGCAAATCCAAGGAGGTGGCCACGGCCATCGCCAAAGCAGTGGAGGATGCCAAGAAGAACCTGATCCGTATCCCCCTGAACAAGGGAACCCTTCCGCATGAGCAGAAAGGCAAATACGGGGGCGCCCGGGTCTATATCCAGCCTGCTTCCCACGGTACCGGTGTGATTGCCGGGGGTGCGGTACGCGCCGTACTCGAAGCCGTAGGCGTACAGGACGTACTGTCGAAGTCCCAGGGGTCTTCCAACCCGCACAACGTGGTGAAGGCGACATTCGACGCCCTGCTGCAATTGCGGGACGCGAATACCGTTGCCAAGCAGCGCGGCATTTCCCTGGAGAAAGTATTCAACGGATAA
- the rpmD gene encoding 50S ribosomal protein L30, protein MAKIKVRQVKSSIKRPQDQKRTLEALGLRGIGQEVEHTTSPSILGMIEKVKHLVSTEEA, encoded by the coding sequence ATGGCTAAGATCAAAGTACGACAAGTAAAGAGCAGCATCAAGCGTCCTCAGGACCAGAAACGGACCCTGGAGGCCCTTGGGCTGAGAGGTATCGGGCAGGAAGTGGAGCACACCACCTCCCCGAGCATCCTCGGAATGATTGAAAAAGTAAAACACCTGGTTTCTACAGAAGAAGCTTAA
- the rplO gene encoding 50S ribosomal protein L15 — protein MDLGNLKPAKGSVHKGGKTVGRGQGSGKGGTATRGHKGAKSRSGYSKKIGFEGGQMPLQRRVPKFGFTNMNRVEYRGINLDTLQELADSGTIKKEVNVDNLVELRLAHKNDLVKIMGRGELKAPLKITAHKFTASAKAAIEAAGGEAISL, from the coding sequence ATGGATTTAGGGAATTTAAAACCTGCAAAAGGATCTGTTCACAAGGGCGGCAAGACCGTTGGTCGCGGCCAGGGTTCCGGTAAGGGCGGTACAGCCACCCGGGGCCACAAAGGGGCCAAGTCCCGTTCCGGCTATTCCAAGAAGATCGGGTTCGAAGGCGGGCAGATGCCGCTTCAGCGCCGTGTGCCCAAGTTCGGTTTCACCAATATGAACCGCGTGGAATACCGCGGCATCAACCTGGACACCCTCCAGGAATTGGCGGACAGCGGTACGATCAAAAAGGAAGTCAATGTGGATAACCTCGTTGAGCTTCGCCTGGCGCACAAAAACGACCTGGTGAAAATTATGGGTCGGGGCGAATTGAAGGCCCCCCTGAAAATCACTGCTCATAAATTTACGGCCAGTGCCAAAGCGGCCATCGAGGCTGCCGGCGGTGAGGCAATAAGTTTATAA